A window of Candidatus Lokiarchaeota archaeon contains these coding sequences:
- a CDS encoding NADH-quinone oxidoreductase subunit B, which translates to MGILQWAQVSSPWLLHFPSGGCNGCDIEIVAALMPSFDLERFGAVLKGSPRHADILVVTGPVTLQNEKRLKRIYEQMAEPKFVVAVGTCASSGAPFQGCYSVCGGVDHVIPVDAYVPGCPPKPEAIIDGVTKLLAKLKQGKQTHENKEPETAPKIEE; encoded by the coding sequence ATGGGTATTTTGCAATGGGCTCAAGTATCTAGTCCTTGGTTGTTACATTTTCCAAGTGGCGGTTGTAACGGCTGTGACATTGAAATAGTAGCCGCTCTTATGCCGAGTTTCGACCTCGAGAGATTCGGGGCCGTATTGAAAGGAAGTCCTCGACATGCAGATATCTTGGTTGTAACTGGACCTGTTACACTACAGAATGAAAAACGGCTGAAGCGCATCTATGAACAGATGGCTGAACCCAAATTCGTAGTGGCGGTTGGAACCTGTGCCAGTAGTGGTGCGCCATTCCAAGGGTGTTACAGCGTTTGTGGAGGGGTCGACCACGTGATTCCTGTAGATGCATACGTACCAGGCTGCCCACCAAAACCTGAAGCAATAATCGATGGCGTTACGAAATTGCTTGCGAAATTGAAGCAAGGAAAACAAACTCACGAAAACAAGGAACCTGAAACGGCTCCAAAAATCGAGGAGTAA